From a single Miscanthus floridulus cultivar M001 chromosome 8, ASM1932011v1, whole genome shotgun sequence genomic region:
- the LOC136472459 gene encoding large ribosomal subunit protein P1-like: protein MASGELACTYAALILSDDGIAITAEKIATIVKAANIKVESYWPALFAKLLEKRNVEDLILSVGSGGAAAPVAAAAPAGGAAAAAAPAAEEKKEEVKEESDDDMGFSLFD from the exons ATGGCCTCCGGCGAGCTCGCCTGCACCTACGCCGCCCTCATCCTCAGCGACGATGGCATCGCCATCACC GCCGAGAAGATCGCCACTATCGTGAAGGCGGCCAACATCAAGGTTGAGTCCTACTGGCCGGCGCTCTTCGCCAAGCTCCTGGAGAAGCGCAACGTTGAGGACCTCATCCTCTCCGTTGGATCTG GTGGTGCTGCTGCTCCAGTTGCTGCTGCTGCCCCTGCTGGtggtgctgcggctgctgctgcccCAGCTGccgaggagaagaaggaagaggtTAAGGAGGAGTCTGATGACGACATGGGCTTCAGCCTGTTCGACTGA
- the LOC136469316 gene encoding uncharacterized protein produces MAPSGNMADLPGDIVRCIAGRVAPECRQRMRAVCSAWSAAVPAEPLPWILLQPDDGTAAADAAERGGFSVLSLPTDSKLPLSITTSAGSGPGPGQRVRCFGAGHGWLALVGADLSVTLRNPVTGHAISLPPLTRHPMVGADGLREDGLVLWRTWLDWWPDSGDLVPAEEFRDTYVRKVVFSARPRQDDYFAVVLGGYHSYAMYARAGATAWETLRDADGRALSLVHDVVHVEGGLFLAVTRCHGKVLVLDLAIHGNAEDDVDDDDGCTAAATTHHATEDDDDYCYSPSVSTFADPLVMTESLDYFVPGADMHVENHLVLIDGELYQIWAAREAEPLPPEEHNCEKKLNRYHIADVGVVRYALTAAGDWEAAAAADLGDWAVLVGRNETVAVCSGDVSGVSASCVYFIAGELEEVVCAFRLRSGRAEPVGGDVLRHACATPLPPVWFLPSLK; encoded by the coding sequence ATGGCCCCGAGCGGCAACATGGCCGACCTGCCCGGCGACATCGTCCGCTGCATCGCCGGCCGGGTCGCGCCCGAGTGCCGCCAGCGGATGCGCGCCGTGTGCTCCGCGTGGAGCGCCGCGGTGCCTGCCGAACCGCTGCCGTGGATCCTCCTCCAGCCCGACGACGGAACGGCCGCTGCGGACGCCGCCGAACGGGGCGGCTTCTCCGTCCTGTCGCTGCCCACCGACAGCAAGCTGCCTCTGAGCATCACCACCAGCGCCGGGTCCGGTCCAGGGCCGGGACAGCGCGTGCGCTGCTTCGGCGCCGGCCACGGTTGGCTGGCGCTCGTCGGCGCCGACCTCAGCGTCACGCTACGCAACCCCGTCACCGGCCACGCGATCTCCCTGCCGCCGCTGACGAGACACCCCATGGTCGGCGCCGACGGCCTCAGGGAAGACGGCCTCGTCCTGTGGCGTACGTGGCTCGACTGGTGGCCCGACTCCGGGGATCTCGTCCCCGCGGAGGAGTTCAGGGACACGTACGTCCGGAAGGTGGTGTTCTCGGCGCGGCCCCGGCAGGACGACTACTTCGCCGTGGTGCTCGGCGGCTACCACTCCTACGCCATGTACGCCAGGGCCGGCGCCACGGCGTGGGAGACGCTGCGCGACGCGGACGGTCGCGCGCTGTCCCTCGTGCACGACGTCGTGCACGTCGAGGGCGGGTTGTTCCTCGCCGTCACGCGGTGCCACGGCAAGGTTCTAGTGCTCGACCTCGCCATCCATGGCAACGCAGAAGACGatgtcgacgacgacgacggctgtACTGCTGCTGCTACAACACACCATGCcaccgaggacgacgacgattaTTGCTACTCTCCGAGCGTGAGCACCTTCGCGGATCCGCTAGTCATGACCGAGTCGCTGGACTACTTCGTCCCAGGCGCGGACATGCACGTGGAGAACCATCTGgtgctcatcgacggcgagctcTACCAGATATGGGCGGCGCGGGAAGCCGAGCCCCTGCCGCCGGAGGAACACAACTGCGAAAAGAAGCTGAACCGGTACCACATAGCGGACGTCGGCGTCGTCAGGTACGCCTTAACGGCAGCAGGAGattgggaggcggcggcggcggcggatctcgGCGACTGGGCTGTGCTGGTCGGGAGGAACGAGACGGTGGCCGTGTGCTCCGGGGACGTGTCGGGGGTGAGCGCCAGCTGCGTCTACTTCATCGCCGGCGAGCTGGAAGAGGTGGTCTGCGCGTTTCGCCTGAGGAGCGGGCGGGCAGAGCCGGTGGGCGGTGACGTGCTACGACACGCGTGCGCCACGCCGCTGCCGCCGGTTTGGTTCCTGCCGTCACTGAAGTAA
- the LOC136472458 gene encoding phosphatidylinositol N-acetylglucosaminyltransferase subunit A-like: MDGQGTKHRILMVSDFFFPNFGGVESHIYYLSQCLLKLGHKVVVMTHAYGNRSGVRYVTNGLKVYYVPWRPFLMQNTLPTLFLTFPIVRTIIVREKISVVHGHQAFSTLCHEALMHARTMGYKVVFTDHSLYGFADAGSIHMNKVLQFTLADIDQAICVSHTSKENTVLRSGISPEKVFMVPNAVDTAMFTPSPKRLSCDEIVIVVISRLVYRKGADLLVEVIPEVCCLFPKVRFIVGGDGPKRVRLEEMREKFSLQDRVEMLGAVPHAQVRSVLISGHIFLNSSLTEAFCIAILEAASCGLLTVSTRVGGVPEVLPDDMIVLAEPAPGDMVRAVKKAIDMLPGIDPQIMHLRMKKLYSWDDVAKRTEIVYDRAMQSPTTNLLNCLPRYLTCGSWAGKLFCLVMIINYLLWRLLEFLQPAEGIEEVPDIGPLHAHLGSSNGLCEAQKK, encoded by the exons ATGGATGGGCAAGGCACAAAGCACAGGATTTTGATGGTGTCTGACTTTTTCTTTCCAAACTTTGGTGGGGTGGAAAGCCATATCTACTACCTGTCACAATGTCTGCTTAAGCTTGGCCATAAG GTTGTTGTCATGACGCATGCATATGGAAACAGATCTGGAGTACGATATGTAACAAACGGTTTAAAGGTCTATTATGTACCATGGAGACCATTCCTGATGCAGAATACACTTCCTACATTATTCTTGACATTTCCAATTGTAAGGACAATAATTGTTCGAGAGAAGATTTCTGTCGTGCACGGACATCAAGCTTTTTCAACACTGTGTCATGAAGCATTAATGCATGCTAGGACGATGGGGTACAAAGTTGTCTTCACAGATCACTCACTTTATGGGTTTGCTGATGCTGGAAGCATTCACATGAATAAGGTGCTACAGTTTACTCTTGCAGATATTGATCAGGCAATATGTGTCTCTCATACAAGCAAAGAGAACACTGTCTTGAGGTCTGGGATATCTCCAGAGAAGGTTTTCATGGTTCCTAATGCAGTTGATACTGCAATGTTTACTCCCTCCCCCAAGCGCTTGAGCTGTGATGAAATAGTCATTGTTGTGATCAGTAGATTAGTATACCGAAAAGGTGCCGACCTTCTTGTTGAAGTCATTCCAGAAGTGTGCTGTCTATTTCCAAAG GTTCGCTTTATTGTTGGCGGTGATGGTCCAAAACGTGTGCGTCTTGAAGAAATGAGGGAGAAGTTCTCCCTTCAGGATAGAGTTGAGATGTTAGGAGCTGTACCTCATGCTCAAGTGCGATCGGTTCTGATATCTGGGCATATATTTTTGAACAG TTCACTTACAGAGGCATTTTGCATAGCCATTCTAGAAGCAGCAAGCTGTGGACTGTTGACAGTGAGCACTAGAGTTGGCGGTGTCCCTGAG GTTCTTCCAGATGACATGATAGTGCTTGCAGAACCAGCTCCTGGAGATATGGTAAGAGCTGTCAAGAAAGCCATTGACATGCTACCTGGCATAGACCCCCAAATTATGCATCTTCGG ATGAAAAAACTTTATAGTTGGGATGATGTGGCCAAAAGAACTGAGATTGTTTATGATCGTGCAATGCAGTCTCCAACAACAAATTTACTAAATTGCCTTCCCCG ATATCTTACTTGCGGATCTTGGGCCGGAAAACTGTTTTGCCTAGTTATGATCATCAACTACCTACTTTGGCGCCTTCTAGAATTCCTACAG CCTGCTGAAGGTATTGAAGAGGTCCCAGATATAGGACCACTACATGCTCATTTAGGTTCAAGCAATGGTTTGTGTGAAGCTCAAAAGAAGTGA